In the Leptospira limi genome, one interval contains:
- a CDS encoding Gfo/Idh/MocA family protein: MKPTKIKTILIGLGRIASKLEKDPFRKKPCTHMGVLMSDWGKSQFEFLSGFDTSPDVCFEFQNQWKTKSETEFPGSLKQNNSLSIDLAIIATPSHTHELYAKECLQLGIKNLLIEKPVAMSKNGAKSIATLAKSKKARVWINHERRYHPSYRFVRDELKKGNFGILKSIRASVFTSAKNPGIAFSKFGGGPLLHDGTHAMDLIHWLVGKPKLIFAKMERQKKGMVETRAYACFESKPNVEIVLDVSGGRDYFQFEIDIHTSSHRIICSNDGFQFFQSATSKLYKGFQSLQSYQPKQFPKPETSNAFLGIYKEIQSVIHGESNHMEGTLSENIQILESIESIYRH, encoded by the coding sequence ATGAAACCAACTAAAATCAAAACGATTCTCATTGGTCTTGGTCGAATCGCATCCAAGTTGGAAAAGGACCCATTTCGAAAAAAACCATGCACTCATATGGGTGTACTCATGTCTGATTGGGGGAAAAGCCAATTTGAATTTCTGTCTGGTTTTGATACGAGTCCTGATGTTTGTTTCGAATTCCAAAACCAATGGAAAACTAAGTCAGAAACAGAATTTCCAGGTTCCCTCAAGCAAAACAATTCTTTGTCCATTGATTTAGCCATCATTGCAACCCCGAGCCATACCCATGAATTGTATGCGAAGGAATGTTTACAACTGGGTATAAAAAACCTCCTGATAGAAAAACCAGTCGCCATGTCCAAAAACGGAGCAAAATCGATTGCAACTTTGGCAAAGTCAAAAAAAGCAAGGGTATGGATCAACCATGAAAGGAGATACCATCCAAGTTATCGTTTTGTAAGGGATGAATTAAAAAAAGGCAATTTTGGAATATTAAAATCGATTCGGGCCTCCGTTTTCACGTCAGCAAAAAATCCAGGAATCGCATTCTCAAAGTTTGGTGGTGGGCCATTACTCCACGATGGAACGCATGCGATGGACCTTATCCATTGGTTAGTTGGAAAACCAAAACTCATTTTTGCGAAAATGGAAAGACAAAAAAAAGGAATGGTCGAAACAAGGGCGTATGCATGTTTTGAGTCGAAACCAAATGTTGAAATTGTGTTAGATGTATCTGGAGGCAGAGATTATTTCCAATTTGAAATCGATATCCATACAAGTTCACATCGTATCATATGTTCAAATGATGGTTTTCAGTTTTTCCAATCAGCAACTTCTAAATTGTATAAAGGATTCCAAAGCCTCCAATCATACCAACCAAAACAGTTTCCAAAGCCAGAAACTTCAAATGCGTTTTTGGGAATATATAAAGAAATCCAATCCGTCATTCATGGTGAATCAAACCATATGGAAGGAACATTGTCAGAAAATATCCAAATTTTAGAAAGTATTGAATCTATATATAGGCACTAA